A part of Corynebacterium afermentans subsp. lipophilum genomic DNA contains:
- a CDS encoding PDR/VanB family oxidoreductase has product MTTLFGGKNREKDPNALDREEAFASRQTRQAEQPSGTSTPGDVIELTAVDVERAHGIALITLHTRDGSPIPGYEPGCHADFLLRSPEGEELVRQFSLFPLHQLGTENSDQRAAYGIEVKLETDSRGGSIAAHSIEPGDTVRILPPRNNFGLAPDAERSILVGAGVGIAPIFSLARELQIQQADYSVLYFASSQERALMRHLIDTYLHGQTKSIFASGERDKQAGYIEEALASADTAPEDTHLYVCGPQGFMDGAIAVASERLPKANIHFETFRPAEETLAGNHDANGPFNVVLNGETYEVPEGESVLDVFEDEDVPIMSQCSEGTCGTCIMRVVDGTPDHRDSIFTEEQHENGAFATCVSRSLSPTLTLERWKNLRA; this is encoded by the coding sequence TTGACCACGCTTTTTGGCGGCAAGAACAGGGAAAAGGACCCGAACGCGCTCGACCGCGAGGAAGCGTTCGCCAGCCGACAAACGCGCCAGGCAGAGCAGCCGAGCGGCACCAGCACCCCCGGCGACGTCATCGAGCTCACCGCCGTCGACGTCGAGCGCGCCCACGGCATCGCCTTGATCACGCTGCATACCCGCGACGGTTCCCCCATCCCCGGCTACGAGCCAGGCTGCCACGCGGACTTTCTGCTGCGCTCGCCCGAGGGCGAGGAGCTCGTTCGCCAGTTCTCCCTGTTCCCCCTGCACCAGCTCGGCACTGAAAACTCCGACCAGCGCGCCGCCTACGGCATCGAAGTGAAGCTGGAGACGGATTCGCGCGGCGGCTCCATCGCCGCCCACAGCATCGAGCCGGGCGACACTGTGCGCATTCTGCCGCCCCGCAACAACTTCGGCCTCGCCCCGGACGCGGAGCGTTCGATCCTGGTGGGCGCCGGTGTGGGCATCGCCCCGATTTTCTCGCTCGCCAGAGAGTTGCAGATCCAGCAAGCGGACTACTCGGTGCTGTATTTCGCCTCCAGCCAAGAGCGGGCGCTAATGCGCCACCTCATTGACACCTACCTCCACGGCCAGACCAAAAGCATCTTCGCGTCGGGCGAACGCGACAAGCAGGCCGGCTACATCGAAGAAGCCCTCGCTTCGGCGGACACCGCCCCGGAGGACACCCACCTGTACGTGTGCGGGCCCCAGGGTTTCATGGACGGCGCCATCGCAGTCGCGTCCGAACGCCTGCCCAAGGCGAATATCCACTTCGAGACCTTCCGTCCCGCCGAGGAAACACTCGCTGGCAACCACGACGCGAACGGCCCGTTCAACGTCGTCCTCAACGGCGAAACCTACGAGGTTCCAGAGGGCGAGAGCGTCCTGGATGTCTTCGAGGACGAGGACGTGCCCATCATGTCCCAGTGCTCGGAGGGCACGTGCGGCACCTGCATCATGCGCGTCGTGGACGGCACCCCCGACCACCGCGACAGCATCTTCACGGAAGAGCAACACGAAAACGGCGCCTTTGCCACGTGCGTCTCCCGGTCGCTGTCGCCCACCCTCACGCTAGAACGGTGGAAGAACCTGCGCGCCTAA
- a CDS encoding oxygenase MpaB family protein produces the protein MTASTDAREEHQYQHPVHPEILPMSDNPFEDFRYFYRDGMPLRPAPKRRTRRPGWATLRHNLFDRWHTVADDWEGYTSFQTKLLDDHMWQTDETGAKLAEAFKRDGAEKSRADFETALNEGIDKVADPSLELVEFFAEVDDIPDWIDLEAAERGRIAYYNVTPSAELLSIGFAYWATTMEDRTSAATGETAMFEIESFTRIIETVKFFVDLGKKGVFDRYSDGLKAAVRVRLLHAQANRGLEKLWGPEHYNEFGRPIGSSFLVSGEGWFALMPIGVDEFFGRPHTGEEWDDVAMYWAWVLYLMGAEERLIPKTGDEMRKMTDFIYANGGYSSDYHVRVATALMGILEDLDPKMPAQVLGALSLIIGDEDTKFMVKGSRFEGTPYLHWKIAFLLKAKAEAAIYRVRDKLPGAQAAKAKKAADGKPPWSGVFKQIEDYVAEKAPHVKAEYKLHDTSKEGLR, from the coding sequence ATGACTGCCAGCACCGATGCTCGCGAGGAGCATCAATACCAACATCCGGTTCACCCGGAAATCCTTCCGATGTCGGACAATCCTTTCGAGGATTTCCGCTACTTCTACCGAGACGGCATGCCGCTTCGCCCTGCACCGAAGCGCCGCACGCGCCGACCGGGTTGGGCGACGCTGCGCCACAATTTGTTCGACCGCTGGCACACCGTCGCCGACGATTGGGAGGGCTACACCAGCTTCCAAACAAAGCTTCTCGACGATCACATGTGGCAGACCGACGAAACCGGAGCCAAGCTCGCCGAGGCATTCAAGCGCGACGGCGCGGAGAAATCCCGCGCCGACTTTGAAACGGCGCTGAACGAGGGCATCGACAAGGTTGCCGACCCGTCGCTGGAACTGGTGGAGTTCTTCGCCGAGGTGGACGACATCCCGGACTGGATCGACCTCGAAGCAGCCGAGCGCGGCCGCATCGCCTACTACAACGTCACACCGTCCGCGGAGCTGCTTTCCATCGGCTTCGCCTACTGGGCCACCACGATGGAGGACCGCACCTCTGCGGCCACCGGCGAGACTGCCATGTTCGAGATCGAGTCCTTCACCCGCATCATCGAGACGGTGAAGTTCTTCGTGGACCTGGGTAAAAAGGGCGTGTTCGACCGCTACAGCGACGGCCTCAAGGCCGCCGTGCGCGTGCGCCTCCTGCACGCCCAGGCCAACCGCGGCCTGGAAAAGTTGTGGGGCCCGGAGCACTACAACGAGTTCGGCCGGCCCATCGGCTCGTCATTCCTCGTCTCCGGCGAGGGCTGGTTCGCGCTGATGCCGATCGGCGTGGACGAATTCTTCGGCCGCCCGCACACCGGCGAGGAATGGGATGACGTGGCCATGTACTGGGCGTGGGTGCTCTACCTCATGGGAGCGGAGGAGCGCCTGATTCCGAAGACCGGCGACGAGATGCGCAAGATGACGGATTTCATCTACGCCAACGGCGGCTACTCCTCGGACTACCACGTGCGTGTGGCGACCGCCTTGATGGGCATCCTCGAAGACTTGGACCCGAAGATGCCGGCGCAGGTCCTTGGCGCGCTGTCGCTGATCATCGGCGACGAAGACACGAAGTTCATGGTCAAGGGCTCCCGGTTCGAGGGCACGCCGTATCTGCACTGGAAAATCGCCTTCCTGCTCAAGGCGAAAGCGGAGGCCGCGATTTACCGCGTGCGCGACAAACTTCCCGGGGCACAGGCCGCGAAGGCGAAGAAAGCCGCGGACGGAAAGCCGCCGTGGTCCGGCGTGTTCAAGCAGATCGAGGACTACGTCGCCGAGAAGGCCCCGCACGTCAAGGCCGAATACAAGCTGCACGACACATCCAAGGAAGGCCTGCGCTAA
- a CDS encoding oxygenase MpaB family protein, translating into MTQTFVDNPLAQDHYNRTDWPVARGSREAFVEKFGEARAKRFEQAFWAMDPIADALYTSGNKAKDIMPNLRAALARGEADADTLPEVKALIDDMNAALDGVDWERLERGQKAALAIPVLAQNLSLGPGALIHTYSAPSIADILVNTGELTEGAVHRLAYTTNWIYSVYLKDGLKPGNVSYIHTGMVRAMHAHVRRVQTQLGLDYSEWGAPISELDMFRTWFDFTYIAFTYLRNLGYRLTLEEEQDLFYLWRVVGLMLGIPGDLLEPETDIDASQETIDAIHFVDGEPNDASRALVEALFNGFRTNVKELLPFPDESIDDWMYTATRLMHGDEVADIYDVPHAVSRPFAELDLPLVQQRFDLLRANPEVLAQVVEENHKTLLDALTQETSYMGQDQGIKMSDGAYRPGA; encoded by the coding sequence ATGACTCAGACATTCGTTGACAACCCCCTCGCGCAGGACCACTACAACCGCACTGATTGGCCGGTGGCGCGAGGGAGCCGCGAAGCTTTCGTCGAGAAGTTCGGCGAAGCACGTGCGAAGCGATTCGAGCAGGCGTTTTGGGCGATGGACCCGATCGCCGACGCGCTGTACACCAGCGGCAACAAAGCCAAGGACATCATGCCGAACCTGCGTGCGGCACTCGCACGCGGCGAGGCGGACGCGGACACGCTGCCCGAGGTCAAGGCACTCATCGACGACATGAATGCCGCCCTCGACGGCGTGGACTGGGAGCGGCTCGAGCGCGGCCAAAAGGCTGCGCTGGCGATCCCGGTGCTCGCGCAGAACCTCTCCCTCGGCCCGGGCGCGCTGATCCACACCTATTCGGCGCCGTCCATCGCCGACATCCTGGTCAACACCGGCGAGCTCACCGAGGGTGCCGTGCACCGCCTGGCGTACACCACCAACTGGATCTACTCGGTGTACCTGAAGGACGGGCTCAAGCCGGGCAACGTCAGCTACATCCACACCGGCATGGTCCGCGCGATGCACGCGCACGTGCGTCGCGTGCAGACGCAGCTTGGCCTGGACTACTCCGAGTGGGGCGCGCCAATCAGCGAGCTGGACATGTTCCGCACCTGGTTCGACTTCACCTACATCGCGTTCACCTACCTGCGGAACCTCGGCTACCGCCTCACCCTGGAGGAAGAGCAGGACCTGTTCTACCTGTGGCGGGTCGTGGGCCTGATGCTGGGCATCCCGGGCGACCTCCTCGAGCCGGAGACGGACATCGACGCTTCCCAGGAGACGATCGACGCGATCCACTTCGTCGACGGCGAGCCCAACGACGCGTCGCGTGCGTTGGTGGAGGCCCTGTTCAACGGTTTCCGCACCAACGTCAAGGAGCTCCTGCCGTTCCCGGACGAGTCCATCGACGACTGGATGTACACCGCCACCCGCCTGATGCACGGCGACGAGGTGGCCGACATTTACGACGTGCCGCACGCAGTCTCGCGTCCGTTCGCCGAGCTGGATCTGCCCCTCGTGCAGCAGCGCTTCGATCTGCTGCGCGCGAATCCGGAGGTGTTGGCGCAGGTAGTCGAGGAAAACCACAAGACGCTGCTTGATGCGTTGACGCAAGAAACCTCCTACATGGGCCAAGACCAAGGCATCAAAATGAGCGACGGGGCTTACAGGCCCGGAGCTTAG